The Streptomonospora litoralis genome window below encodes:
- a CDS encoding FAD binding domain-containing protein, which translates to MNTVDTPADVPAAAAALRDSAGEARAGGTDVMARLREGAVGGPFVDLHRLSGLRGVEWCPDGSARIGALTTVAEVAADERVRTAYPALAQTAAAVATPQIRAVGTLGGNLLQRNRCPYFRSAAFDCLQKGGDTCPAREGDHLHGTVVDQGARCVAPHPSSLAMALMAYDAVSVEVEGAAPRAVADLYDGTDSTRDHVLEGGSLLTAVVMPPPAEGESAAYRRATSRSRGEWPLVEAVARVVRTGGTVTAAAVAAGAVARTPIRLPEVESALVGTAGSAQDAATAVAGVPALCSPLPQTGYKATLLRDTVLDVLERALA; encoded by the coding sequence GTGAACACGGTGGACACACCGGCGGACGTCCCCGCCGCAGCGGCGGCGCTGCGCGACTCGGCGGGTGAGGCGCGGGCGGGCGGCACCGACGTCATGGCGCGGCTGCGCGAGGGCGCGGTCGGCGGCCCGTTCGTCGATCTGCACCGGCTGAGCGGCCTGCGCGGAGTCGAATGGTGCCCCGACGGCTCGGCGCGCATCGGGGCGCTGACCACCGTCGCCGAGGTCGCCGCCGACGAGCGGGTGCGCACCGCCTACCCGGCGCTCGCGCAGACCGCGGCCGCCGTCGCCACGCCGCAGATCCGGGCGGTCGGCACGCTGGGCGGCAACCTGCTGCAGCGCAACCGGTGCCCCTACTTCCGCAGCGCGGCGTTCGACTGCCTGCAGAAGGGCGGCGACACCTGCCCGGCGCGCGAGGGGGACCACCTGCACGGCACGGTGGTCGACCAGGGCGCGCGGTGCGTGGCGCCGCACCCGTCATCGCTGGCGATGGCGCTGATGGCCTATGACGCGGTGTCGGTGGAGGTCGAGGGCGCCGCCCCGCGGGCCGTAGCCGACCTCTACGACGGCACGGACTCGACTCGCGACCACGTACTGGAGGGCGGGAGCCTGCTGACGGCGGTGGTGATGCCGCCGCCGGCCGAGGGCGAGAGCGCGGCCTACCGGCGCGCGACCTCCCGTTCACGCGGGGAATGGCCGCTGGTCGAAGCGGTGGCGCGGGTGGTGCGCACCGGCGGCACCGTGACCGCGGCCGCGGTCGCCGCGGGCGCGGTGGCGCGCACGCCCATCCGGCTGCCCGAAGTGGAGTCGGCCCTCGTCGGCACGGCGGGCAGCGCACAGGACGCCGCAACCGCGGTGGCCGGCGTCCCGGCCCTGTGCAGCCCGCTGCCGCAGACCGGCTACAAGGCGACCCTGCTCCGCGACACGGTCCTCGACGTCCTGGAGCGGGCTCTGGCATAG
- a CDS encoding (Fe-S)-binding protein: MRIALFVTCVNDTLYPGTGRAVVRLLRRLGHDVVFPESQTCCGQMHYNTGYRREAQKLAVRFVETFADADAVLAPSGSCAAMVRDNYPRLGEPGSRLDRAVSELAPRVYDLSELLVDVLGVTDVGAYFPHTVAYHPTCHGLRLLKLGDRPYRLLRNVAGIDLRELEGAAECCGFGGTFAVKNADVSAAMGADKARNAAATGAEVLCAVDNSCLMHIGGTLERQRAGMKTLHLAEILASTEQEPARV; encoded by the coding sequence ATGCGGATCGCGTTGTTCGTCACCTGCGTGAACGACACCCTGTACCCCGGTACCGGGCGTGCCGTGGTGCGCCTGCTGCGCCGGCTCGGCCACGATGTGGTCTTCCCCGAGTCCCAGACCTGCTGCGGCCAGATGCACTACAACACCGGTTACCGGCGCGAGGCGCAGAAGCTTGCGGTGCGCTTCGTCGAGACCTTCGCCGACGCCGACGCCGTGCTGGCGCCGTCCGGTTCGTGCGCCGCCATGGTGCGCGACAACTACCCGCGGCTGGGTGAGCCCGGCAGCCGCCTCGACCGCGCCGTCTCGGAGCTGGCGCCGCGCGTCTACGACCTGTCCGAGCTGCTCGTGGACGTCCTCGGGGTCACCGACGTGGGCGCCTACTTCCCGCACACCGTCGCCTACCACCCCACCTGCCACGGACTGCGGCTGCTCAAGCTGGGCGACCGCCCCTACCGGCTGCTGCGCAACGTCGCCGGCATCGACTTGCGCGAACTGGAGGGCGCCGCCGAGTGCTGCGGCTTCGGCGGAACCTTCGCGGTGAAGAACGCCGACGTGTCCGCCGCCATGGGCGCCGACAAGGCGCGCAACGCCGCCGCGACCGGCGCCGAGGTGCTCTGCGCCGTCGACAACTCGTGCCTCATGCACATCGGCGGGACGCTGGAGCGCCAGCGCGCCGGTATGAAGACACTCCACCTCGCCGAGATCCTCGCCTCGACCGAACAGGAGCCGGCCCGCGTATGA
- a CDS encoding xanthine dehydrogenase family protein molybdopterin-binding subunit, protein MTADARPRTAAARADTAAGARTGLSSSTRDGVGASPRRPDGTLKATGEFAFSSDMWMEDMLWGMTLRSPHPHARIRSIDTSQALALPGVHAVLTHEDVPGEKRYGLEMRDQPVLAADRVRYKGEPVAIAAADHPETARRALERVRVDYEVWEPIADARRAAFDPECPLVHEEGTVPAHPEYNQRGNIVRHQPVRTGAFARGAEVAQLRERAAAVVRGEYRVGMQDQAFLGPESGLAVPAPDGGVDLYIATQWLHVDQSQIAPCLGLAPEQVRMTLAGVGGAFGAREDLSMQIHACMLALRTRRPVKFVYNREESFFGHVHRHPATMRFEHGAGSDGRLLYATLEIVLDGGAYASTTAAVVGVASSVGMGPYDIPDVAVDAYGVYTTNPPCGAMRGFGAVQACFGYEAQMDRIAAELGMHPVEVRRVNALSQGGRIATGQRIDMPLPMAEMLQRARAMPMPAERGALPDPGDPRTLPGGTANTSRGEGVVRGVGYGVGLKNLCFSETFDDYSTARVRLEVVGGEPAVLVHTAAAEVGQGLVTLQGQIARTELGVERVTIHPADTAVGSAGSSSASRQSYVTGGAVKAACEAVRARVFALARERGLVAQGDPDGDLALAGGKVVSAGGDVLASLTDLLGAAAVEETRVYRHRPTRMLDPTSGQGDSHVQFGMCVHRAVVDVDVELGLVKVVALDAVQDVGRAMHPRQLLGQIQGGSAQGLGLALMEEVQVADSVIRNPSFTDYLIPTILDTPPMRIEVLEHADPNAPYGLRGAGEPPTLSSTPAIVAAVRDATGRALSHAPVRPEDIVGIDRSA, encoded by the coding sequence ATGACCGCCGACGCGAGACCGCGGACGGCCGCCGCCCGCGCGGACACCGCCGCGGGCGCCCGCACCGGCCTGTCGAGCAGCACCCGCGACGGTGTGGGCGCCAGCCCGCGCCGGCCCGACGGCACACTCAAGGCCACCGGCGAGTTCGCCTTCTCCTCCGACATGTGGATGGAGGACATGCTGTGGGGGATGACGCTGCGCAGCCCGCACCCCCACGCGCGGATCCGCTCGATCGACACCTCGCAGGCGCTGGCCCTGCCGGGTGTCCACGCGGTGCTGACCCACGAGGACGTGCCCGGCGAGAAGCGCTACGGGCTGGAGATGCGCGACCAGCCGGTGCTGGCCGCCGACCGGGTCCGCTACAAGGGCGAGCCGGTGGCGATCGCGGCCGCCGACCACCCCGAGACCGCGCGCCGGGCGCTGGAGCGCGTCCGCGTCGACTACGAGGTCTGGGAGCCGATCGCCGACGCGCGTCGCGCCGCCTTCGACCCCGAGTGCCCGCTGGTGCACGAGGAGGGCACTGTGCCCGCCCACCCCGAGTACAACCAGCGCGGCAACATCGTGCGCCACCAGCCCGTCCGCACCGGCGCCTTCGCCCGCGGCGCCGAGGTGGCCCAGCTGCGCGAGCGTGCCGCGGCGGTGGTGCGCGGCGAGTACCGGGTGGGCATGCAGGACCAGGCGTTCCTCGGCCCGGAGTCGGGTCTGGCGGTGCCCGCCCCCGACGGCGGGGTCGACCTCTACATCGCGACGCAGTGGCTGCACGTGGACCAGAGCCAGATCGCCCCGTGCCTGGGCCTGGCACCGGAGCAGGTGCGCATGACGCTGGCGGGGGTGGGCGGCGCGTTCGGCGCCCGCGAGGACCTGTCCATGCAGATCCACGCCTGCATGCTCGCGCTGCGGACGCGGCGCCCGGTCAAGTTCGTCTACAACCGCGAGGAGTCGTTCTTCGGACACGTGCACCGCCACCCGGCCACCATGCGCTTCGAGCACGGCGCCGGATCCGACGGACGGCTGCTGTACGCGACGCTGGAGATCGTGCTCGACGGCGGCGCCTACGCCTCCACCACCGCCGCGGTCGTCGGTGTGGCGTCGTCTGTGGGCATGGGGCCTTACGACATCCCCGACGTCGCGGTGGACGCCTACGGGGTCTACACCACCAACCCGCCGTGCGGGGCGATGCGCGGCTTCGGCGCGGTGCAGGCGTGCTTCGGCTACGAGGCGCAGATGGACCGGATCGCCGCCGAGTTGGGCATGCACCCGGTGGAGGTGCGCCGCGTCAACGCCCTTTCCCAGGGTGGGCGCATCGCCACCGGCCAGCGGATCGACATGCCGCTTCCCATGGCCGAGATGCTGCAGAGGGCGCGAGCGATGCCGATGCCCGCCGAGCGCGGTGCACTGCCGGACCCGGGCGATCCCCGCACGCTGCCGGGCGGGACCGCCAACACCAGCCGCGGCGAGGGCGTCGTCCGCGGCGTCGGCTACGGCGTCGGGCTGAAGAACCTGTGCTTCTCCGAGACCTTCGACGACTACTCGACGGCGCGGGTGCGGCTGGAGGTCGTCGGCGGCGAGCCGGCTGTGCTGGTGCACACCGCAGCGGCGGAGGTCGGCCAGGGGCTGGTCACCCTGCAGGGGCAGATCGCCCGCACCGAGCTGGGTGTGGAGCGGGTGACGATCCACCCCGCCGACACCGCGGTCGGGTCGGCGGGCTCCTCCTCGGCCTCCCGCCAGTCCTATGTGACCGGTGGCGCGGTGAAGGCGGCCTGCGAAGCGGTGCGGGCGCGGGTGTTCGCACTGGCGCGCGAGCGCGGCCTGGTGGCGCAAGGCGACCCCGACGGCGACCTGGCGCTTGCGGGCGGCAAGGTCGTCTCGGCCGGCGGGGATGTGCTGGCGTCTTTGACCGACCTGCTCGGCGCCGCCGCTGTGGAGGAGACCCGGGTCTACCGGCACCGGCCCACGCGCATGCTCGACCCCACCAGCGGCCAGGGCGACTCCCACGTGCAGTTCGGCATGTGCGTGCACCGGGCGGTGGTCGACGTGGACGTCGAACTGGGGCTGGTGAAGGTCGTGGCGCTGGACGCAGTGCAGGACGTGGGGCGCGCCATGCACCCCCGGCAGCTCCTCGGCCAGATCCAGGGCGGCTCGGCCCAGGGTCTCGGGCTGGCGCTGATGGAGGAGGTGCAGGTCGCCGACAGCGTGATCCGCAACCCGTCGTTCACCGACTACCTGATCCCCACCATCCTGGACACGCCGCCGATGCGCATCGAGGTGCTGGAGCACGCCGACCCCAACGCGCCCTATGGGCTGCGCGGCGCCGGGGAACCGCCGACGCTGTCTTCGACGCCGGCGATCGTGGCGGCGGTGCGCGACGCGACGGGCCGGGCGCTGTCGCACGCGCCGGTGCGCCCGGAGGACATCGTGGGCATCGACCGGTCAGCTTGA
- a CDS encoding 50S ribosomal protein L7/L12, whose translation MGFDAATLSVTAVVFLGVIAVIGVLAARKPRRAPKAPPPHLLKPVPGPVAERAKEVVAQGRQIQAVKEIREITGYDLRTAKAIADTIRAGQSVPVFPEPGEETAALADRVRELRDQQRMVDAIRLLVERTGMNEAEAARTIEALD comes from the coding sequence ATGGGTTTCGACGCAGCCACGCTCTCGGTGACCGCTGTCGTCTTCCTGGGTGTCATCGCGGTCATCGGTGTCCTGGCGGCGCGCAAGCCCCGCCGCGCCCCGAAGGCGCCCCCGCCGCACCTGCTGAAGCCGGTGCCCGGCCCGGTAGCGGAGCGGGCGAAGGAGGTCGTCGCCCAGGGCAGGCAGATCCAGGCCGTCAAGGAGATCCGCGAGATCACCGGATACGACCTGCGCACCGCCAAGGCCATCGCCGATACGATCCGCGCCGGACAGTCGGTACCCGTCTTCCCCGAACCGGGGGAGGAGACCGCGGCGCTGGCCGACCGCGTGCGCGAGCTGCGCGACCAGCAGCGGATGGTCGACGCCATCCGCCTGCTCGTCGAGCGCACCGGGATGAACGAGGCCGAGGCTGCGCGGACCATCGAAGCCCTGGACTGA
- a CDS encoding molybdopterin-dependent oxidoreductase, giving the protein MDMTVNGTAAQVSADPETTAAELVRDGLGLTGTKTACNGGVCGSCTLLVDGAPTASCLLPAAALEGRAVTTVEGLAADGPHPVQRAFAAHDAMQCGYCTPGFAVEAAAFVDRYRAERGDSAPSRAEIADAMAGHLCRCGAYQGIYAAIAAACTGEHDAESESAPPRAEAYDKVTGRARYTTDVRPDDCWEAVIVRSTRAHAHVRSVDAGSAPHVDLLGADRTVRYVGQPLLAVAAPTAAKARAAAEGVFVDYRDLPAALDPATTHRPEAPTVYSTRAERGAALSHSEGGTPPARWRGNVRGPFSMGWRGATAVNRIRKAVRDNDPHLVTGVFSTPAQAHTALEPHACVARWDDSGDLHIHASTQTVMALADAAAKRWELPRERVHVTAEHVGGGFGAKAGLRMENIAAVELARITGAPVRLVFDRAAELTDGGHRPGARVEVGLLTDSEGGLAALTMDAHSDAGASIGGMVATMGRLVYGHAPRRLRDFDVVTNRPPGAPFRGPNGAQLTWALEQSVDDAAHRLGEDPVELRRRWDGNPKRHALYDWAQALPVWRERSLGGGSGRFRRGVGLAAANWLYLLDPSTVVDLVVENGTVVAQTAVQDIGTGARSVVGDAVRCELGLPAERVEVRTGSSDLAYAPPSNGSRTTASLGPAALDAAAKLREEARRRTAGSSGGAGGLDAAALAALEGVRVRGGRRRDRRGYVTPFSLSDGGTVGRGFTGAVHVMEVEVDTLLGGVRPTRCWAGIAAGRIYAERPARNQIEGGVVQGVGYALYEQRRDDPLTGAVLTNNLEDYRIPGIGDTPEITVHFHEEGWEHVTGGGVGIGEVSTIGVAAAVGNAVFDATGWRPRDLPIRPDRLIEGIGAK; this is encoded by the coding sequence TTGGACATGACCGTGAACGGGACAGCGGCGCAGGTCAGCGCCGATCCCGAAACCACCGCCGCCGAGCTCGTGCGCGACGGGCTCGGCCTGACCGGAACCAAGACCGCCTGCAACGGCGGGGTGTGCGGCTCCTGCACCCTGCTCGTCGACGGCGCCCCCACCGCCTCCTGCCTGCTGCCCGCGGCCGCCCTTGAGGGCCGCGCGGTCACCACCGTGGAAGGACTCGCAGCCGACGGGCCGCACCCGGTGCAGCGGGCCTTCGCCGCCCACGACGCGATGCAGTGCGGCTACTGCACGCCGGGCTTCGCCGTCGAGGCGGCCGCCTTCGTCGACCGGTACCGCGCCGAGCGCGGCGACAGCGCGCCCAGCCGCGCCGAGATCGCCGACGCCATGGCCGGGCACCTGTGCCGCTGCGGCGCCTACCAGGGTATTTACGCCGCCATCGCCGCCGCGTGCACCGGCGAGCACGATGCGGAATCCGAGTCGGCCCCGCCGCGCGCCGAGGCCTACGACAAGGTGACCGGACGCGCGCGCTACACCACCGATGTGCGGCCGGACGACTGCTGGGAGGCGGTGATCGTGCGCTCGACCCGGGCGCACGCGCACGTACGCTCCGTCGACGCCGGCAGCGCGCCGCACGTCGACCTGCTCGGTGCCGACCGCACCGTGCGCTACGTCGGCCAGCCGCTGCTCGCCGTCGCCGCGCCCACCGCCGCCAAGGCGCGGGCCGCCGCCGAAGGCGTCTTCGTTGACTACCGCGACCTGCCCGCCGCGCTCGACCCCGCGACGACCCACCGGCCCGAGGCGCCGACCGTGTATTCCACGCGCGCCGAGCGCGGTGCCGCCCTTTCGCACTCGGAGGGCGGTACTCCGCCGGCCCGCTGGCGCGGCAACGTACGCGGCCCCTTCAGCATGGGCTGGCGCGGCGCCACAGCGGTGAACCGCATCCGCAAAGCCGTCCGCGACAACGACCCGCACCTGGTGACCGGCGTGTTCAGCACGCCCGCCCAGGCGCACACGGCCCTGGAACCGCACGCCTGCGTCGCTCGCTGGGACGACTCGGGCGACCTGCACATCCACGCCTCGACCCAGACGGTGATGGCACTGGCCGACGCCGCCGCCAAGCGCTGGGAGCTGCCGCGCGAACGCGTTCACGTCACGGCCGAGCACGTCGGCGGCGGTTTCGGCGCGAAGGCGGGGCTGCGGATGGAGAACATCGCCGCCGTGGAGCTGGCCCGGATCACGGGTGCGCCGGTGCGGCTGGTCTTCGACCGCGCCGCGGAGCTGACCGATGGCGGCCACCGGCCCGGCGCGCGCGTGGAGGTCGGGTTGCTGACCGACTCCGAGGGCGGCCTCGCGGCGCTGACGATGGACGCGCACTCCGACGCCGGCGCGTCCATCGGCGGCATGGTCGCGACCATGGGCCGACTGGTCTACGGGCACGCGCCGCGGCGGCTGCGCGACTTCGACGTGGTCACCAACCGGCCGCCGGGCGCTCCCTTCCGCGGCCCCAACGGCGCGCAGTTGACGTGGGCACTGGAGCAATCGGTCGACGATGCGGCCCACCGCCTCGGTGAGGACCCCGTCGAGCTGCGCCGCCGGTGGGACGGCAATCCCAAGCGGCACGCGCTCTACGACTGGGCACAGGCGCTGCCGGTGTGGCGCGAGCGCTCGCTGGGCGGTGGCTCGGGCCGGTTCCGGCGCGGTGTGGGACTGGCCGCGGCGAACTGGCTTTACCTGTTGGACCCCTCCACCGTCGTGGACCTGGTGGTCGAGAACGGCACGGTGGTGGCCCAGACCGCGGTGCAGGACATCGGCACCGGCGCCCGCTCGGTGGTCGGCGACGCAGTGCGCTGCGAGTTGGGCCTACCGGCCGAACGCGTCGAGGTGCGCACGGGCAGCAGCGACCTGGCCTACGCGCCCCCGTCCAACGGCAGCCGCACCACGGCGTCCCTGGGGCCGGCGGCGCTGGACGCCGCCGCGAAGCTGCGCGAGGAGGCGCGCCGGCGCACGGCGGGCTCCTCCGGCGGGGCGGGTGGCCTGGACGCCGCCGCGCTGGCCGCGCTGGAGGGGGTGCGGGTCCGGGGCGGACGCCGCCGCGACCGGCGCGGGTATGTGACTCCGTTCTCCCTTTCGGACGGCGGCACGGTGGGCCGCGGTTTCACCGGCGCGGTGCACGTGATGGAAGTGGAGGTCGACACGCTGCTGGGCGGTGTGCGTCCCACGCGCTGCTGGGCGGGGATCGCGGCGGGCCGGATCTATGCCGAGCGGCCTGCCCGCAACCAGATCGAGGGCGGCGTGGTGCAGGGCGTCGGCTACGCACTCTATGAGCAGCGCCGCGACGACCCGCTCACCGGCGCCGTCCTGACGAACAACCTGGAGGACTACCGGATACCCGGTATCGGCGACACCCCGGAGATCACCGTGCACTTCCACGAGGAGGGCTGGGAGCACGTGACCGGCGGGGGCGTGGGCATCGGCGAGGTGTCCACCATCGGAGTGGCCGCGGCGGTGGGCAACGCCGTGTTCGACGCCACCGGCTGGCGGCCGCGCGACCTGCCCATCCGGCCCGACCGGCTGATCGAAGGGATCGGTGCGAAGTGA
- a CDS encoding FadR/GntR family transcriptional regulator, which yields MITPDDASPPRSEAAAPERLPVTQRAIDHIKQMIAAGELRPGDRLPTERDLAAGLGVSRSSIREAIRALTTLGVLEVRHGAGVYVTPLRPGDLLETFSVLAEISQGETLVEVLQVRRMLEPAATALAAARADEVQLRRLAGILERIDAGGSEGETVAADLSFHQAIVEITGNATLLAINDGLSSRTFNARVWHGHRAAGITARLREDHERIYQALRDRDPDAARAAATMHVMEVERWLRGILDSDSGE from the coding sequence GTGATCACGCCCGACGACGCTTCGCCACCCCGCTCGGAGGCGGCCGCCCCGGAGCGGCTCCCGGTGACGCAGCGGGCCATCGACCACATCAAGCAGATGATCGCCGCCGGCGAGCTGCGCCCCGGGGACCGGCTGCCCACCGAGCGCGACCTGGCGGCCGGGCTCGGCGTCTCGCGCAGCTCGATACGCGAGGCCATCCGCGCCCTGACCACGCTGGGCGTACTGGAGGTGCGCCACGGCGCCGGCGTCTACGTCACACCGCTGCGCCCCGGTGATCTGCTGGAGACCTTCTCCGTCCTCGCCGAGATCTCCCAGGGAGAGACGCTCGTCGAGGTCCTGCAGGTCCGCCGCATGCTGGAGCCCGCCGCCACCGCCCTGGCCGCCGCCCGCGCGGACGAGGTGCAGCTGCGCCGACTGGCGGGAATTTTGGAGCGGATCGACGCCGGAGGCAGCGAGGGGGAGACGGTCGCCGCCGACCTCTCCTTCCACCAGGCGATCGTGGAGATCACCGGCAACGCGACCCTGCTGGCCATCAACGACGGCTTGTCGTCGCGCACCTTCAACGCCCGCGTCTGGCACGGCCACCGCGCAGCCGGGATCACCGCACGTCTGCGGGAGGACCACGAGCGCATCTACCAGGCCCTGCGCGACCGCGACCCCGACGCCGCCCGCGCCGCAGCGACCATGCACGTCATGGAGGTCGAACGCTGGCTGCGCGGCATTCTGGACTCGGACAGCGGGGAGTAG
- a CDS encoding TetR/AcrR family transcriptional regulator, translating into MSAAQQRPSESTAGSGAGRQGGAGDTRERLIEAASQLLAGGGPEAVTMRKVGELAGVSRAAPYRHFDDKEDLLRAVALRSLEAVRSEVMEALPTAATPPAEVPAALRRAFFAYLRDGIDRPEHYRLTFGEHLSYVDGPGVHEAAKALIERCVDALAQGQRAGAIRAGDPHDMAVLAWSALHGLVTLATSGHLAHKGWDTVEDGVLARLVADLVAGLTARDVPGGTAAPPTAVSPDRPASG; encoded by the coding sequence ATGTCCGCAGCTCAGCAGAGGCCCTCCGAGTCGACGGCCGGATCGGGAGCCGGCAGGCAGGGCGGCGCGGGCGACACCCGCGAGCGCCTGATCGAGGCCGCCTCGCAGCTGCTGGCCGGCGGCGGACCCGAAGCCGTCACGATGCGCAAAGTCGGCGAGCTGGCGGGCGTCTCGCGTGCGGCCCCCTACCGCCACTTCGACGACAAGGAAGACCTGCTGCGCGCCGTCGCCCTGCGCAGCCTGGAGGCGGTGCGCAGCGAAGTCATGGAGGCGCTGCCCACCGCCGCCACCCCGCCGGCCGAGGTGCCCGCCGCGCTGCGCCGGGCGTTCTTCGCCTACCTGCGCGACGGGATCGACCGGCCCGAGCACTACCGGCTGACCTTCGGCGAGCACCTGTCCTACGTCGACGGGCCCGGCGTGCACGAGGCGGCGAAGGCCCTGATCGAGCGCTGCGTGGACGCCCTCGCCCAGGGCCAGCGCGCCGGCGCCATCCGGGCGGGCGACCCGCACGACATGGCCGTCCTCGCCTGGTCCGCCCTGCACGGCCTGGTCACGCTGGCCACCTCCGGCCACCTGGCGCACAAGGGCTGGGACACCGTCGAGGACGGCGTACTCGCCCGCCTCGTCGCCGACCTGGTCGCCGGGCTGACCGCGCGCGATGTTCCCGGGGGCACGGCCGCGCCGCCGACCGCGGTGAGCCCGGACCGCCCCGCCTCGGGCTGA
- a CDS encoding SDR family oxidoreductase — translation MEISTAFVTGASTGFGAEIARRFAESGVRVVAAARRGERLSGLAEELAPRVHPLELDVRDRSAVAAAVEGLPAEFAAVDVLVNNAGLAKGMSGAAEADVDDWEQMVDTNCKGVMYLTRALLPGMVERGRGHVVNIGSTAGSHPYAGGNVYGATKAFVRQFSLNLRADLHGTGVRVTNVEPGLVGGTEFSEVRFDGDRERAAAVYADTQPLGPDDIAEAVHWIVSQPAHVNVNTIELMPVAQTFAGLKVWREGE, via the coding sequence ATGGAGATCTCTACAGCATTCGTGACGGGGGCCAGTACGGGGTTCGGCGCCGAGATCGCACGCCGCTTCGCGGAATCGGGTGTGCGTGTGGTGGCCGCGGCCCGGCGCGGTGAGCGGCTGTCCGGGCTCGCCGAGGAGCTGGCGCCGCGGGTGCACCCGCTGGAGCTGGACGTGCGCGACCGGTCGGCGGTCGCCGCGGCGGTCGAGGGGCTGCCCGCGGAGTTCGCCGCAGTGGACGTGCTGGTCAACAACGCCGGGCTGGCCAAGGGCATGTCGGGGGCGGCCGAGGCGGACGTGGACGACTGGGAGCAGATGGTCGACACCAACTGCAAAGGCGTCATGTACCTGACGCGCGCGCTGCTGCCGGGCATGGTCGAGCGCGGGCGCGGCCACGTGGTCAACATCGGGTCGACGGCGGGGAGCCACCCCTACGCCGGCGGCAACGTCTACGGTGCGACCAAGGCGTTCGTGCGCCAGTTCAGCCTGAACCTGCGCGCGGACCTGCACGGCACCGGGGTGCGGGTGACCAACGTCGAGCCGGGGCTGGTCGGCGGCACGGAGTTCTCCGAGGTGCGCTTCGACGGCGACCGGGAGCGCGCGGCGGCGGTCTATGCGGACACGCAACCGCTGGGGCCCGACGACATCGCCGAGGCGGTGCACTGGATCGTGTCCCAGCCCGCCCACGTCAACGTGAACACGATCGAGCTGATGCCGGTCGCGCAGACGTTCGCGGGGCTGAAGGTGTGGCGCGAGGGCGAGTGA